A window of the Enterobacteriaceae bacterium 4M9 genome harbors these coding sequences:
- a CDS encoding redoxin domain-containing protein → MTLFIAWLGGMLSLLSPCTLPVIPLLFASVQGRRRHLLALFSGMALMFMLVAILALAGGAWAVRASAVGRVLALVLMGIMGLSLLSERVALWVMRPVVWLGNRLDERSRQYGGWLASLLAGTALGLLWAPCAGPVLGAILATAMLHGASGQVGLLLLAYGGGAASVLALLWYSGDALLATLRARMGLTVRLRQAAGILALGAVALIASGTTARLQGENGLGARLEQHLLAWRPVTRAQTVLTPVTAGQDRHTMPPLTGAVQWLNSPPLTPAQLKGKVVLVDFWTFDCINCQHTLPHVREWAEKYRARGLVVIGVHTPEYPWEKDPAAVQRALAKWHIRYPVALDNQYQIWNAFGNQYWPAHYYFDARGLLRHVQLGEGNYAQQEQVIESLLAEAHV, encoded by the coding sequence ATGACGCTGTTTATCGCCTGGCTTGGCGGGATGCTCTCGCTGTTAAGCCCTTGCACACTGCCCGTTATTCCGCTGCTGTTTGCCAGCGTCCAGGGCCGACGCCGCCATCTGTTGGCGCTGTTTAGCGGCATGGCACTGATGTTTATGTTAGTCGCCATTCTGGCGCTGGCAGGCGGTGCGTGGGCCGTGCGCGCCAGTGCCGTAGGGCGCGTGCTGGCGCTGGTACTAATGGGCATTATGGGGCTGTCGCTGCTGTCTGAGCGGGTTGCATTGTGGGTGATGCGCCCGGTGGTATGGCTGGGAAACCGGCTCGATGAACGCAGTCGCCAGTACGGGGGCTGGCTTGCCTCGCTGCTGGCGGGCACCGCGCTGGGGCTGCTCTGGGCACCGTGCGCCGGGCCGGTGTTGGGGGCTATCCTCGCAACAGCAATGTTGCACGGTGCCTCAGGCCAGGTGGGATTACTGCTACTGGCCTACGGCGGTGGGGCTGCCAGCGTGCTGGCGCTGTTGTGGTACAGCGGTGATGCGCTGCTCGCTACACTGCGAGCCCGAATGGGGCTAACGGTACGGCTGCGCCAGGCGGCGGGCATCCTGGCGCTCGGTGCCGTCGCGCTGATTGCCAGCGGTACAACGGCCCGGTTACAGGGTGAAAATGGCCTGGGTGCAAGGTTAGAGCAGCATCTGCTGGCGTGGCGGCCTGTGACGAGAGCACAAACGGTGCTGACGCCGGTTACGGCTGGGCAGGACCGCCATACGATGCCGCCGCTCACCGGTGCGGTGCAGTGGCTCAATTCCCCGCCGCTGACGCCAGCCCAGCTTAAGGGCAAAGTGGTGTTAGTGGATTTCTGGACCTTTGACTGTATTAACTGCCAGCATACGTTGCCGCACGTGCGCGAGTGGGCAGAAAAATACCGCGCGCGCGGGCTGGTGGTGATTGGCGTGCATACGCCGGAATATCCGTGGGAAAAAGACCCGGCAGCGGTGCAGCGGGCGCTGGCGAAGTGGCACATCCGTTATCCGGTGGCGCTTGATAACCAGTATCAAATCTGGAACGCCTTCGGGAACCAGTACTGGCCTGCACACTACTATTTTGACGCGCGCGGCCTGCTGCGCCACGTGCAGCTCGGCGAGGGTAATTATGCGCAGCAGGAACAGGTAATTGAGTCGTTGCTGGCAGAGGCGCACGTTTGA
- a CDS encoding response regulator transcription factor, with protein MKLLYLGADNISCCGIYYILEKSFPQDSIFSSPIKSIQTALHKEQYDIIVLDCETANQNAELLNRELSNISTPILALVVEFKQIKWLQSRFPSIQGMIDRDSNLERFTKAIGLILDGCYCYSWNMLNIFNAPESELNDEVFDKAGLTRREREILDLCLAGQSNKAISLQLSRSEKTISAHKSNLLRKLGMKGWQLRMR; from the coding sequence ATGAAACTACTGTACCTGGGTGCAGACAACATTAGCTGCTGCGGCATTTACTATATTCTCGAAAAAAGCTTTCCTCAGGACAGCATTTTTTCATCGCCTATCAAATCCATACAGACTGCTCTACATAAAGAGCAATATGACATTATTGTGCTTGATTGTGAAACAGCCAATCAGAACGCTGAACTTCTTAATCGTGAACTAAGCAATATTAGTACGCCCATTCTGGCACTGGTTGTCGAGTTCAAGCAAATAAAATGGCTGCAAAGTCGGTTCCCTTCAATCCAGGGAATGATCGATCGCGACAGTAACCTTGAGCGTTTTACCAAAGCTATTGGCCTCATACTGGACGGCTGTTACTGCTACTCCTGGAACATGTTGAACATTTTTAATGCACCGGAAAGCGAATTAAACGATGAAGTTTTCGATAAAGCCGGTCTGACCCGAAGAGAACGAGAAATCCTCGATCTCTGTCTAGCGGGACAATCTAACAAAGCCATCTCACTCCAGCTGTCACGCAGCGAAAAGACCATCAGCGCCCATAAATCCAACCTGTTGCGTAAGCTGGGTATGAAAGGCTGGCAACTCAGGATGCGCTAA
- a CDS encoding DASS family sodium-coupled anion symporter codes for MKEEIPSVPVKLAFPLWKGVLSVLAGAIIWFTPPPAGLEANAWHMFAIFAATIFAIILKVLPMGAVTMIALIVSALTDVTPLAAKGDKVGALSGFANSTIWLIGIAMFISRAVIKTGLGKRVALWFIARCGSNMLGVAWGLALSDLVLGPGIPSASARGGGIMYPITRSIATAYNSEPGPTARRAGAFLMICVSQIDAIVCTMFLTAMAGNPLIAELARSQGVEINWTIWFLGAIVPGIAALILLPLVVYLIYPPQLKKTPEIPEIARQQLKNMGPMSLAEKILALDFVLLILLWTVGDIVFGIPATLSAFIGLAILLIANIMSWKNIVEEHAAWDTMFWFAVLVMMANALNKYGMISWISDGIVGYIGHFDWTTVFLVLVLVYFYTRYFFASAMAHISAMYLAFLAVAISVGTPPLFAALVLGYTSNLSMGLTQYAGGPGPALFGSGYNTTGQWWSISFAVSLVSLAIWLLLGGAWMKVLNFW; via the coding sequence ATGAAAGAAGAGATACCGTCAGTACCGGTTAAACTCGCTTTCCCACTGTGGAAGGGAGTCCTGTCTGTTTTAGCGGGTGCCATTATCTGGTTCACACCGCCCCCGGCGGGACTTGAGGCCAACGCCTGGCACATGTTCGCCATTTTCGCCGCCACGATTTTCGCGATTATCCTCAAGGTGCTGCCGATGGGAGCCGTGACGATGATTGCGCTGATTGTCTCAGCGCTGACCGACGTCACGCCACTCGCCGCCAAAGGCGATAAGGTAGGCGCGCTGTCAGGCTTTGCCAACAGCACCATCTGGCTTATTGGTATCGCGATGTTTATCTCGCGCGCGGTTATTAAAACCGGGTTGGGTAAACGCGTAGCCCTGTGGTTTATTGCCCGCTGTGGCTCCAACATGCTGGGCGTAGCCTGGGGGCTGGCGCTCTCAGATTTGGTGTTAGGGCCAGGTATTCCGTCAGCCTCGGCCAGAGGCGGTGGCATCATGTACCCTATCACCCGGTCTATCGCCACGGCCTACAACTCCGAACCCGGCCCCACGGCGCGCCGGGCCGGTGCTTTTTTGATGATCTGCGTCTCACAGATTGATGCCATTGTCTGCACCATGTTCCTTACCGCAATGGCCGGGAACCCGCTCATTGCCGAACTGGCACGCAGCCAGGGCGTGGAAATTAACTGGACCATCTGGTTTTTAGGCGCCATCGTCCCAGGTATTGCCGCACTGATTCTGCTGCCGTTAGTGGTTTACTTAATTTATCCACCGCAGCTTAAGAAAACGCCGGAAATTCCTGAGATTGCCCGCCAGCAGCTAAAAAATATGGGGCCGATGTCGCTTGCTGAGAAAATCCTGGCACTCGACTTTGTACTCCTGATTCTGCTGTGGACCGTGGGTGACATCGTCTTTGGCATCCCGGCAACGCTGTCAGCGTTTATCGGTCTGGCTATTCTGCTGATTGCCAATATAATGTCCTGGAAAAACATCGTTGAAGAACACGCCGCGTGGGACACCATGTTCTGGTTTGCGGTACTGGTTATGATGGCCAACGCACTGAACAAATACGGCATGATTAGCTGGATTTCCGACGGCATCGTCGGCTATATCGGCCACTTTGACTGGACGACGGTCTTCCTGGTGCTCGTGCTGGTGTACTTCTATACCCGCTACTTTTTTGCCTCTGCGATGGCGCATATCTCAGCGATGTATCTTGCTTTCCTGGCGGTGGCGATTTCAGTAGGGACACCGCCGCTGTTTGCCGCCCTGGTGCTTGGGTATACCTCGAATTTGTCGATGGGACTTACACAATACGCCGGCGGCCCAGGACCCGCGTTGTTTGGCTCCGGCTACAACACCACCGGCCAGTGGTGGAGCATCAGCTTTGCCGTTTCCCTTGTCTCCCTCGCTATCTGGCTACTCTTAGGCGGTGCCTGGATGAAAGTACTTAATTTCTGGTAA
- a CDS encoding HAMP domain-containing protein, with protein MSLWPRSLLSRLLMIVLLGLLLANALTLSLLMIERISTARSVMLGNLEYDVATSVAILDRVTAQERPAWLARVDRENYRYLLTAGTPGAYPTSRRSRETARSLEQALGKRYRLNINAVPGAQERVQAHLRLGDGQPLTIDIRPRLTPVARWLPAMLFIQLVLLILCAWLAVRQAVKPLTRFTRAVEQLAPGTLANSAMEERGPREVRQAARAFNAMQARLQHHLKERERILAAISHDLQTPITRMKLRVEMAGQPELRDKLLQDLSEMTHLVREGIAYARASEKLEEPLLLLNLNAFIDSLVCDYQDVGHAVAFTPAPGSTALSTRPSALRRILTNLIDNALKFAGSARLRLEMPHGGGVEIVVEDDGPGIAPQDLEAAMQPFWRGERSRNRDTGGTGLGLAIARQLALNLGGDLRLANRPQGGLQARLLLTQTP; from the coding sequence GTGAGTCTGTGGCCGCGTTCGCTGCTTTCGCGCCTGCTGATGATTGTGCTGTTAGGGCTGCTGCTGGCAAATGCATTAACGCTGAGTTTGTTAATGATCGAGCGCATCAGCACTGCACGCAGCGTCATGCTGGGCAATCTGGAATACGACGTGGCAACCAGTGTGGCCATCCTGGATCGGGTGACGGCACAGGAAAGACCGGCCTGGCTTGCGCGTGTGGATCGCGAAAACTACCGCTACCTGCTAACGGCGGGAACGCCGGGAGCGTATCCCACCAGCCGCCGCTCGCGCGAGACGGCGCGCTCGCTTGAGCAGGCGCTGGGTAAGCGTTATCGCCTGAACATTAATGCGGTGCCCGGCGCGCAGGAGCGCGTGCAGGCTCATCTGCGGCTGGGGGACGGTCAGCCGCTCACCATTGATATTCGCCCGCGCCTCACGCCCGTTGCCCGCTGGCTGCCTGCGATGCTGTTTATTCAACTGGTGTTACTTATCCTGTGCGCCTGGCTGGCGGTGCGCCAGGCCGTGAAGCCGCTCACGCGCTTTACCCGTGCGGTAGAACAGCTGGCTCCAGGCACGCTTGCAAACAGCGCGATGGAGGAACGCGGGCCGCGGGAGGTGCGCCAGGCGGCGCGGGCGTTTAACGCCATGCAGGCACGCTTGCAGCATCATCTTAAGGAGCGTGAGCGCATCCTGGCCGCCATTTCCCATGATTTGCAGACGCCTATCACGCGCATGAAGCTGCGTGTTGAAATGGCAGGGCAGCCGGAGCTGCGCGATAAACTGTTACAGGACCTCAGCGAGATGACCCACCTGGTGCGCGAGGGCATCGCCTATGCACGCGCGTCGGAAAAGCTTGAGGAGCCGCTGCTGTTGCTCAATCTCAACGCCTTTATCGACAGCCTGGTCTGTGACTATCAGGATGTGGGGCATGCGGTGGCGTTTACGCCTGCGCCGGGCAGTACCGCACTCTCCACCCGCCCCAGTGCGCTGCGCCGCATTCTGACTAACCTGATTGATAATGCCCTTAAATTTGCCGGTAGCGCGCGCCTTCGCCTGGAGATGCCCCACGGCGGCGGTGTAGAGATTGTGGTGGAGGATGACGGGCCGGGGATTGCACCGCAGGACCTGGAAGCCGCCATGCAGCCCTTCTGGCGCGGCGAGCGCTCGCGTAACCGCGATACCGGCGGCACCGGGCTGGGGCTGGCGATTGCCCGCCAGCTTGCGCTGAATCTTGGTGGCGATTTACGTCTTGCCAACCGCCCGCAGGGAGGGCTTCAGGCCCGCCTTTTACTGACGCAGACGCCATAA
- a CDS encoding response regulator, producing the protein MEHIDHILIVDDDRDIRSLIADYLQKAGLRTSVAASGKQMRAMLAAMPVDLIVLDIMMPGDDGLALCRELRSGPNKTVPVLMLTARGEDTDRIVGLEMGADDYLVKPFVARELLARIKAILRRARMLPPNLQITEAGRLLAFGNWHLDTSARHLLDGDGLAVALSGAEYRLLRVFLDHPQRVLNRDQLLNFTQGRDADLFERSIDLLVSRLRQRLNDDARDPAYIKTVRSEGYVFAMPVAIKEAQV; encoded by the coding sequence GTGGAACATATCGATCATATTCTGATAGTCGACGACGACCGTGATATTCGCAGTTTGATTGCCGATTATCTGCAAAAGGCCGGGCTGCGCACCAGCGTGGCGGCCAGCGGTAAACAGATGCGCGCCATGCTGGCAGCTATGCCAGTGGATTTGATTGTGCTGGATATCATGATGCCCGGCGATGATGGCCTGGCGTTGTGTCGCGAGTTACGCAGCGGGCCGAATAAAACGGTGCCAGTGCTGATGTTAACCGCACGCGGCGAGGATACCGATCGCATCGTCGGCCTGGAGATGGGCGCTGATGATTATCTGGTGAAGCCCTTTGTCGCCCGCGAACTGCTGGCGCGTATCAAAGCTATCCTGCGCCGCGCCCGGATGCTGCCACCGAACTTACAGATTACCGAGGCCGGGCGTCTGCTGGCGTTTGGCAACTGGCATCTTGATACCTCCGCACGTCATCTGCTCGATGGTGACGGACTGGCGGTGGCGCTCAGCGGTGCCGAGTATCGCCTGCTGCGCGTTTTTCTCGATCATCCGCAGCGGGTGCTCAACCGCGATCAACTGCTGAACTTTACTCAGGGGCGAGATGCGGATCTGTTTGAGCGCTCTATTGATCTGCTGGTGAGCCGCCTGCGCCAGCGCCTGAACGACGACGCACGCGATCCGGCCTACATTAAAACGGTGCGCAGCGAAGGCTACGTTTTCGCGATGCCGGTGGCGATTAAAGAGGCCCAGGTGTGA